The Nakamurella antarctica genomic interval GAGCGTAGTTTTCGATGACACGGCCAATCACGTTCAGTGCCCGGCCCGGCTTGACCGCTTTGATGGCCCGGGCAAGCGCCTCTTCGGTGCGTTCCACGAGCAGGCGGTTCTCCTGCGAAACGTTGCCAGCCAGGAACGTCGCATTGGTGTCACCATGCACACCACCGATAAAAGCGGTGACATCAATGTTGACTATGTCCCCGTCCTGAATCACCGTCTGGTCAGGGATGCCGTGGCAAATCACCTCGTTGAGGGAAGTGCAGCAAGATTTGGTAAAACCTCGGTACCCGAGAGTTGAAGGGTAAGCATGGTGGTCGACGAGGTACTCGTGGCAAATCCGGTCAAGGTCGTCGGTAGTGACGCCGGGTGCCACCGCGGCGCCCGCCGCGGCTAACGCGCCTGCAGCAATCTTGCTCGCAACCCGCATCTTGTCAATTGTCTCCGCGGTCTGCACATACGTACCGCTACCTGGGGTCGGAGCCGCTTTGCCGACATACTCCGGCCGAGCAATCGAGCCCGGAACGGTCCGGGAGGGAGTGGGTACAGAGGGAGTTATCCAAGCGCGAACCATGCTTCAACACTAGCGGCTCGCGGATGGCCTGGCTGGTGAAGTCGAGCCTTCGCTACTGGTTCGCGGTGAGAAAATCCGCCAACAGAGCGTTGGTGCGGCTCGAGTCGTCGCCAGCCACTATCAGTGCAGCGAAGGCCATGTCGCCCTGATATCCCACGGTCCAGGCGTGCGCGTGGATAGCTCCCGTTTCGTCTGAAAATTCTGCAGTCCCCGTCTTGAGATAGATCTCTCCGAAACTCTGCAGACTCTTACCAGTCCCCTCCGAGGTGACCGCCCGCATCAGCACAGGCAAGTCTTGTGCCGCATTCGCAGTCAGGGCTGCCGGAGGTTGGTCGATCGTGGTGACGCTGTCCCGTATGAGCGTGGGGGTTGGCATCGATCCGTGGGCGACTGTCGCGGCCATCAGAGCCGCGGAGAACGGGGTCACCAAGGTCACCCCTGGCCAAACCCGTCTTCCGCCTGCTGCACGATGGATTGCGCCACTGGCACCTGGCCCGTGAGGGTGATGGCGCCCTTCATGTCAAAGTCCAGCCCGACTCCGAATTCCTTGGCTGTCGAGTTCAGAGCACTCGGCGGCAGCGCGGTCGCGATCTGCGCAAAAGAGGTATTGCAGGACTTGGCGAAAGCCGTTTTTAGCGCGACGGTGCCCAGGTCGAATGAGTGAGAGTTTTTAATGGGTCGGGAGTCGACCACCCACTCCCCCGGGCACGCAACCTCGGTGTCCGCACGTAGGCTGGATCCGTCGATGCCCGCTGTCGCAGTGATGATCTTAAAAATTGAGCCGGGCGGATATTGCCCGGAAAGTGCAATTGTCCCTAGCGCGTTCGCTGGAGCATTTTG includes:
- the map gene encoding type I methionyl aminopeptidase → MVRAWITPSVPTPSRTVPGSIARPEYVGKAAPTPGSGTYVQTAETIDKMRVASKIAAGALAAAGAAVAPGVTTDDLDRICHEYLVDHHAYPSTLGYRGFTKSCCTSLNEVICHGIPDQTVIQDGDIVNIDVTAFIGGVHGDTNATFLAGNVSQENRLLVERTEEALARAIKAVKPGRALNVIGRVIENYAHRFGYGVVKDYTGHGIGDTFHSGLVILHYDEPSVTTVLEPGMTFTIEPMITLGGITWDQWDDGWTVTTKDKSWTAQFEHTLVVTDTGAEVLTLP
- a CDS encoding penicillin-binding transpeptidase domain-containing protein translates to MTPFSAALMAATVAHGSMPTPTLIRDSVTTIDQPPAALTANAAQDLPVLMRAVTSEGTGKSLQSFGEIYLKTGTAEFSDETGAIHAHAWTVGYQGDMAFAALIVAGDDSSRTNALLADFLTANQ